ATGCCTGGCCGTTGCGCAGAAGTGTCGTGATATCTTTGAACTGAATGCCGGGAATGGGGAAATCGGGGATATTGCGAATAAGATCGGCAAGATTATCGGTCACACTGCGCTCCTTCGGCGTTCGAGGGCCGCTGCCCTGCTTCCGCATGGTGGTGTGGTGTCTATTATACCAAATTCGGCTAGGCCGTTTGGGGGCAGGTGTGTAGCCACGCAGCACAGCAAAAAGGCCAGATGGTGTACCCACCTGACCTTTACCCATGCCTGAAGCAATGCGGATGGCTAGACGAGGTTGCTTAGCTCGTTCGCGGTGCGCTTCATCTCGAGGAATACCAGACCGAGCTTGGCGCGGCTGAGCGCCAGAGCAGTGAGTACGGCCTCCTCACCAATAGATACCAGGACGACATAGCCGTCCTCGCCGCGGACGAATACCTGATCGAGCTGCCCACGCTTGAGTTCGTTTGCGATCCGATCGCCCAGTGAAAGCATTGCGGCGCTCATGGCCGACACGCGATCTTCCTCGACATCGGCGGGCAGTTGGGAAGCCATAATCAAACCGTCGACGCTCACGACGGCAGATGCTTCAATATCAGGCGTATTCATCTGCAAGGCCTTCAGATGCCGTACCATTTCTTCGGTTCTGCTAGCCATTCAGATCCTCCTCAAAGGCCATCAGCGCAAACCAGGCATGTATGCCACGGGCTACTATCGTTAGCCGGACTTACAACGAATAAGGCGTTACGATCGGTAACTCGAAATCATTCTACTACACTTTTTGACAGAGGGCAACTAGGCATGTGGTAGGGACGCGCGATCTGCTAATATTCTGTCACAATTCCGCAAGCTGAATCGGCCCGATTTTGCCCGAAACGCACCGGGTGGCCTGCCGCGCGGGTGGTCAGCGCGGTAGCTGTTCGCGCAGGTGCTGATCGGCCTCCGACACCATGTCGGCGGCGGTGGCATCGCCATGCAGCACCTGGCGCAGCATGAGCGTCAGCTCGCGGCGCACGATCTCGCGCGTGCGCGCTGGCGCATTGGGCTGGGGCTGGGCCTGCTGCGCCTGGCCGCGAAACACCTCGGCCGCGCGCAGCTGGGCCGCGTCGAGTCCGATCTCGCCTAGCTTGAGGTCGCCGCGCGCAGGCTGCAGGTCGCTCTTCAGCAGCTCGGCCTGGGCCGCCGGGCTGCCCATAAACGCTAGAAAGTCGAGCGCGGCGCGGCGCTCGGCTGCCGCAGCGCGGCTGTTGATCGCCAGCACATCGCTGCGCACATACGGCTGCGGCGGCTGATTGGTGGCAGCCAGGCGCGGCAGCGGCGCGATGCCAAGGTCGGCGCCCCACAGGCTGCGGTAGAAGCTCAGCTGGTGTGCCCAGTCGAAGCTTGCGAGCACGCGCCCGCCCTTCAGCTCGCGATCGATCTGAATACTGCTGTCGGCGCGCGCCAGGAGCTGCTGGTCGTCGTTCAGCTGTTTGAGCCAGGCCAGCCAGCGCTCGGCGCCGGCCCGGCCGGCCGCACCAAGCACCACCGCGCCCTGCTCGTCGAACACGCGCCCGCCGGCGGCGTACAGGTAGCCGATCGTATTGTCGAGCGAGAGGTTGATCGCCAGGCCCCAGCGCGGTGCGGCCGGGTCGCTCAGCCCGCGCGCGTTGCGGATGAGCGTGTCGGTGTCGTCGGGCGGGCGCAGCAGGTTGCGCTTGTCGTAGAAGAGCGCTTGAGTATCGAAGCTGATCGGCAGGCCATACAGGTGCGTGGCGCCGTCGGGGCCGCGGGCCTGCGCGCCGCCACGGGCCGCCGGCAGCAGTGCGTCGCGGTCGGCGGCGGGCAGCAGGTCGTCGAGCGGCAGCAGGGTATTGCGCTCGGCCATGGTGCCAACCCAGGCGTTGGGGATGAGCAGGATGTGCGGGCCGCTACCGGCCGCCAGCGCCGCGCGCAGGTCGCTATCGAAGCTCGCAAGTGGGATGGCCTGTAGCACGATCCGCCCGGCCGGGTGTTGCTGGTTGAACTGCGCGACTAGCCGGCTCAGCGGCTGGCGTGCCGCGCTCGACCAGCCATGCCACAGCACGAGCGTCGTGCTGCCGGCCGGGGCCGCGCTGGTCGGATCTTGTGTGGCCGGCGTACCACCCGTGGCCGTGCAGGCGGCCAGCGACAGCATGAGCAGCAGGCCCGCGAGCGCTCGCCACGCGATCGCCGGCCGGCCGGTCACGCCAGATCGTTGTCGCAACGCATGCGGATTCATTGACGCGTATCTGTGGCCCGTAGGCTCACCCAATCATACCAATTCGCTTGATCAGGTATGTTTTCTGGTGTGGCGCGCAGCGAAGCCGCCCCGCATCCCATCACGTGGATGTATGCGTCCGAACCCGGTATGATCGGGTGCAGCCGGCCACGCAGCACGAAAAAAGCAGCCCACGACGAGCGTGGCGCTGCTCGACTGCGGTGTAACCGCGCTCTCGGCGACCCCGAGTCCTGACGCGTGATTATAGCACGCCGGATGCGCGCGACGCAAGGCGGGTTGGCGCTCTAGCTCGCCACCGATCAGATCTAGGCTGCAACGACGATGCGCGGCAGCTGCTCGGGCGCGGCCATGCCCTCGGCCTGGTAGAGATAGGTGCGCCCAGGCATGCTGCTAACCGCGCAGTGATTGCCGCTGCGGTCGAGCGCGACCATGCTCATGATGCACTGCTCGGGTGGCAGGCCCAGCGCACCCAGATCGCGAAATGCCTCGCGGCAGGCCGCGTCGAGCGTATAGCCCTGCTTCAAGTACAGCACTACGCTGCGCGCGGTGGCTGCGCGGATGGCCAGCTCGCCCCAGCCGGTGCATGCCGCCGCGCCATAGCGGTCGTCTGCGTAGTTGCCAGCCCCGATGATCGGCGAGTCGCCTACCCGGCCGGGATACTTCCATGCCCAGCCGCTTGTGCTCACGGCCGACGCGATATGGCCGTGGCGATCCTGGGCGATGAAGTTGACGGTGCCGGCGACCCGCTCGGGGTCGGTGGCCAGGCGGGTAGCGCGCGCAAGCATACGCTCGATCAGCTGGCCTTGCGCGTCGCGGAACTCGTCGGGCAGGCGCCCAGCCAGGCCGGCGCGCCAGGCCAGCTCGGCCGGCTCGGTTAGCAGGTTCTCGGCGGCCAGCCCCAGCTCGGCCGCGAAGCGCGCGGCGCCAGCGCCGGCCAGCAGCACGTGCGGCAGCTGCTCGAGCACCTGGCGCGCCACGCTGATCGGGTGGCGGTAGCCCTGTAGCGCCGCCACCGCGCCGGCGCGTAGTGTCGCCCCATCCATGATCGACGCGTCGAGCTCGACCTGGCCGAGCAGGTTCGGGTAGCCGCCATACCCAACGCTGTGATCGTCGGGGTTGGCCTCGACCATGCGTGTGCCGGCCTCAACTGCGTCGAGCGCCGTCCCGCCGGCCCGCACGATCTCCCAGGCAGCGGCCATGCCGACGTCACCATTGGCGGATGCGATCAGGATCATTGGTAGTACCTAGCGGCCTTATAAGCCCTAAGAAGGATTGACATGCTGCACCCATTCTACTATACTTATGGCAGACCGGTCGGTCGGAAAAGTGTGGTAAGGCGGGTACCTATGGGCAAGGGTGAGCAGACTCGCGAGATGATCCTGGCGCGCGCGGCCCCACTGTTCAATCGGCAGGGCTACTCGGGCGCGTCGCTCGCCGATGTAATGCGTGCGACCGGGCTCGAGAAGGGTGGCATCTACAATCACTTCGCCAGCAAAGATGCCCTGGCGCTGGCGGTGTTCGAGTACTCGGTCGGGCTGGTCGAGCAGCGCTTTGCACAAGCGCTCGCGGGTAAGCGCCATGCAGTCGAGCGGCTCCATGCGATCATTGAGGTGTTCGGCGATATGTTTGCCGACCCGCCGGTGGATGGTGGCTGCCCGGTCATGAACACGGCGATCGAGTCCGACGACAGCCGCCCCGAGCTGCGCGCGCGTGCCCGCAAGGCCATGGACGACTGGTTCACGCTGACGCGGCAGGTGGTGTCGCGCGGTATCGAGCGCGGCGAGCTGCGCCCTGATGCCGACCCCGACGCAGTAGCGACTCTGGTGATCGCGACGCTCGAGGGCGCGACCATGCTCGGCAAACTGTACGATCAGCCCGTGCATGTGCGCCGCGCGATCAAACACCTGGCCTGGTACATCGATGGCACACTCAGAATCTAGCGGCGCTCTTTTTTTCTTAAAAAACCGACCGAATGGTCTGAAATCGGCAGGTAGCAATGAATAGCTTTACTACCAATCGCGTCTGTGGGCAGCTTGGGCAAGGTGGCATCGCCGTGGCGACCAACCGGCAGCGCCCGGTGCTGGTGCGCTACGGCACGCTATGCGACACCGATATGCTTGCGGCGATGCACCGGCAGCTTTCGGATCGTACCATCCGGCTACGCTATGGCACGCCGCGCCTGCAGCACCTGAGTGACGCCGCGCTATGCACCGAGATGGCCCAGGCGCTTGGCTACAACCCCGCCGGCTCCGAGATGCTGCTGGGGATTGTGCGCGAGGGCGATGCAAGCAGCACCGTCGCGGCCATGCAGCTGGTGCAGGTGCCAAATGAACCTGGCATCGCCGAGATCGCTATCGTGGTGCGCGACGACTACCAGCGCGAGGGGCTCGGTCACATGCTCAGCGCCATGATCGCAGTCGTGGCGCTCGAGCGCAGCGTGCGGCAGTTGCGCGCCCACATGCTGGCCGAGAACTACCCGGTGATGCGGCTGATCCACAGCCTGGGCGTGCGGTACAGCGCCGCGACGCGCTATGGCGAGACGACGGTGCTAATTGCCTTGAATGGCATGTCAGCTCCGCACGAGCGGCACATGCTGTAGCGCAAACTCGGCGGTCGACTCGGCCACAACCAGGCGCACATCGCTCAGCGGCTTCCCCAGCACCGTGCCCGCAGCCGCGACGCCAACACCCTCCTCGAGAAAGCTGGTGACGCCGCCGCCAACCAGGCGGCCGCTGCCAACCAGCTGGCCGGCCGGGACGGTGATCGTCAGATCCAGCAGATCGCCGGCTTGAAGTGCCCCGGCCGCAAGGTGCCAGGCCGTACCGGTATAGCGCACTGGCGTTCCGCTAATGCTTACGACCGGCTGCCAGGCCTGTTCGGCCACCGTGAGCGGCTGGGCGGCGCTGCCGGCCTCGCCGATCGAGGTCACATTCCACGGGTTGGCCCCGAGCGCAATCGTCACATTCCAGAATGTGCCGCCCGCGACGATCCGCCAGGCGCTGACCCACACCGGCTGCGGGCCGCTATCGGTGGCGAGCGTGCCGGTGACGGCGAACCAGTGGTGATCATAATCACCGCCCACACCAGTCGGCAGCCCTTGCGGGCGCAAGCCCTGCATATCGACGCGCGCCCGGCCGCGCACGACGCCGCTCACCTCTACTACAGCCCAGTCGGCATAGTAATCGGACTCGACGCTGGCGCCCTGGATCGTACCGACATCGATCAGGCCGTCGCCGCCCTCGGCGATCAGATTGCCCTGGGTGCGCAGCAGCACATCGGCCAGGCTCAGCTCGGGCGAGCTGACCGTCAGGTGGTACGCCTGCGTGGCCGAGTCGAGCCGCATGGTGGCGCCGACCGGCGTGCCACTGGCCTGGAAGGTGTAGGTGGCGCTCGGCGCATCATAGGCCAGCGTGCCAGGGTAGCTGGCGCTCACAAACGTGCCGCCGGCGCCGAAAGGCTGGCGCGTCACCAGCAGCTCGGGCGTGCGGCCCGGCAGCGCCGACCGCGAGAACGACACAATGAAGCCGTAGTCGTCGGCCCCGGCGGTGATACGCCCCGCGATGTAGCGCCACTCGAAAGCGACGTTCGGGTTCGGCCCCCAGGCCTGCGCGCGGGTGAACGGCACCGCGAGGGCCGGCCTGAGCGGCAGCAGCGCACGGGCCGCCCAGGCGGCCAGCAAGCCGCCGGCAATGGTGAGAAAGGATCTACGTTGCACGGTCGGTCTTCTCCTTTACAGAACCTGCGCATCCGGCGTTTTGGCCTTCGGCAGAGCGGTACGTTTCGCTTATTGTGCGCCGATTGTGGCGCGAAGCACCAGAATTCGGAGCACAGAAAAAGATGAGGTACCGGGCTGCCACAGGCGAACGAACGCGCAACGCGCGACACCGCGCAAGCCCTGTTCTTTACAGGCTCTTGCTACCTGCTAGGGGAGCGCTCGGGCGTGGTAAAGAGGTAGGGCGCATAGTGCTGCAGATCGCGGCCGAGCGCAGAGCGGCGCGAGTAGCCGAACAGGCGTAGCGGAATGGCCTTGCCGGCGATAGCCTGGCCGCCGGCGCGATCAGGCGCCAGGCTACGGCGCTGCTCAACCGGCGCGGGCTGGCGGAGCACCAGGCGTGGCGTGATCGGATCCTCGATGATCTGGGCCACATTCTCCCAGGTGGTGCGCAGAGTCAAGTTCGGCGTGTGGTACTCGAGCCCATGCGGCGCCAGCACCAGCGACGTGCGGCGCGCCAGGTATGAGAGATACGTGACTACCAGCACGAAGAACAGCCCGATCGGCAGCGCGCAGAATGCGGTCGAGAGCAGCGAGCGTGTCGACACATAGGCAAACCCGATCGCTGCGGCGCCCAGCACCAGGATGACCACGATGGTCGTGCGGCGCAGCGATGCGCTCGGGCGGTAGACTTTGCGCTCGCGCGAATGGCTATGCGGCTGGGGGGCCTTGCGGGATCGCCTGGTGGGTTTCATAGTGTGCCCTTCACTCTTCGTAGCGCCGTGTCAGCACCACGGCGTTCTGCCCGCCGAAACCGAAAGCGTTAGCAAGCGCCACGCGCACATCCTGCCGGCGCGCGCTATTCGGCACGTAATCGAGGTCGCAGGCTGGGTCGGGCGTGGCATAGTTGATCGTCGGCGGCACCAGGCCGGTCTCGATGCTCTTGACGCAGCCGATCACCGCGAGCGCGCCGGCCGCGCCGGCCGTGTGGCCAAGCATGGCCTTAATGCCGCTGACCGACACGCGGTAGGCGTGGTCGCCGAGTACACGCTTGATCGCCTGGGTCTCGGCCGCATCGTTGAGCGGCGTGCCGGTGCCATGCGCGCTGATATGGTCGACATCCTCAGGCCGCAGCTCGGCATCCTCGATCGCGCGGCTGATTGCCAGCGCGGCATACTCGCCACCTGGCGCGGGCGCGGTCAGGTGGAAGGCATCCTCGGTAGCGCCGAAGCCGGCCAGCTCGGCATAGATCCGCGCGCCGCGGGCCAGCGCGTGCTCGAGCTGCTCGAGCACCAGCACGCCGCAGGCCTCGCCGCCGGCTGTGCCCTGGCGCTGGGCGTCGAACGGCCGCACCGCGCGGGCCGGGTCGTCGCCGGGCGGCGCAATCGCGCCGATCACGCCAAAGGCCATGGCGTTCAGCGCGGTCACACCGGCGTCGGTGCCGCCGCACAGCGCCACCACGGCGTCGCCGCAATGCACCGCGCGCGCGGCCTCGCCGATCGCATAGGTGCCGGTGGCGCAGGCCAGCACCGGCGCGCTGGTCGGCCCGTGAATGCCATAGGTGATCGCCACCTGGCAGGCGGCCATGTTGTAGATGAATGTCGGCAGGTAGAACGCGTCGACGCGCCTGCGCCCCTTGGCCACAAACGCCTGGATCTGCTCCTCGACGTTCGCCGTGCCGCCCAGCGAGGTGCCGATATCGACGGCCACACGCGATCGGTCGACCCGCTCGAGGTCGAGCGCGCTGTCGCGCAGGGCCTCGCCGGCCGCAGCCACCGCAAACTGGGCGAAGCGCGCCATACGCCGGGCCGCCTTGGCCTCCATATAATCGCGCGGGTCGAAGCCACGCACCTCGGCGGCGATCACATATGGGAAGTCGGTGATATCGTAGCGCGTGGCCAGGCGCACACCCGACTCGCCGGCGACCAGGGCCTCCCAGAAGGCCGGCACGCTATTGCCGAGCGGGGTAATTGCGCCCATCCCGGTGATGACGACCCGATGGGTCGGGTTGGTCTTCATTGGGGGTGCTCCTTTGTACTGGTAAATAATACCATATGCGGGGGGCGCACGCAGGCGCTGCGCCCCCGCTCCCCGTGCACGCAGGCGCTGCACCCCGCTCCCCGCGCACGCGGGCGCTGCCGCCCCGCTCCCCGCGCACGCGGGCGCTGCGCCCCGCTCCCCGCACATGCGGGCGCTGCCCCCCGCTCCCCGCACATGCGGGCGCTGCCCCCCGCTCCCCGCGCACGCGGGCGCTGCGCCCGCACGCTGCTTAGGGCGGATACATCGATCCGCCCTTACGGGGCGCTGCGCCCCCGGCCCCCCGCTTAGGGGAACCGAGCCGGTTCCCCTAAAACCCCTCCGGCAAAGGGCGCATCCGCAACCCGCACGCCGTCTGATCATGCCATGGCGATACCCGGCTGGGCGTGTCCACTATGGCGATACCCGGCTGGGCGTGTGGTCGCCAGGCTGCCCACCGGTAACCTGCCGGCAAGCGGCGCATCCGCAACCCACACGCCGTCTGATCATGCCATGGCGATACCCGCTGGGCGTGTCCACCATGGCGATACCCGCTGGGCGTGTGGCTGCCAGGCTGCCCACCAGCAACCTGCCGGCAAGCGGCGCCAGCGCAGCCTTATACGGCACGGATGCGCCTGAGCCCCTGCTGTAGCTCGTGCGCCAGCATTTCGACCTGGCGCCGGTCGATCGGGAATACGCACACGCGCACGCCGCCGCGCGGCCCGAGCGTGCGCAGGCCCAGCGCGAGCGGCCCACGCCCACCCGGCCACTGGCCACGCAGGCTGGTACGCCCAACCTCAAACTCGAAGTCGGCGGTGAGCCGCGCGCCCAGCCGCGGCAGATCAGCCAGCCGCCCGGCGAACGCACGCGCGTCGGCCTCGGCCAGCGTGATCTGCTGGAAGGTCATCTTGCCGCGCTTGCCGCGCTCGCTGATGCTAACTGTCATGCGTAGCTGCGGCGCGGCCTCGCCGTTGCGCTCGAGCGCCAGGATGACCTCGATCGCGCCGCGGCGCTCGTCGTGCGCCCGCCACTCGACTAGCCGCTCGGCCAGGGTTAGGCCGGCCGCCGGCAGTGGCAGCACGGCCGAGCCGGCCGGTGAGCTAGGCGCCGGCACACTGCCGCCCAGCGCGCGCCGGATCGCGCCGAGCAGGCCAGTGTCGCGGCTCAACCGCCCCGAGGGCGTGGTCTGGGCAGCCTGCTCGAGCCGCTCGCCGGCTACCCAGCCAAGCTCGAGCGCACGGCGCAGCGCCTCGACGCTGGCAAAGCGCGCTTCGGCCTGCGGCATCATGGCGCGCTCGAGCGCGCTCGCCACTGGCGCAGGCACGGCGCGGTTGAGTACACGGATCTTGAGCTCGGCCGGCTGGGCCACGCGCTCGAGCGCCGAAGGTGGCAGCTGGCGCGTCAACAGCACATAGGCCGTGACGCCAAGCGCATAGATATCACTGCGCTGGTCGGTACCGGCGCCATACTGCTCGATCGGCGCGAACGGCTCGGTGACGGCGCGCGCCACACGTGTGGTAGCCTCGCCGGGCAGCGCCACGCGCGCGATGCCCATATCGAGCAGCTTGATCCGCCCCTCGGGCGTCAGGATGATGTTCAGCGGCTTGATATCGCGGTGGATGATTGGCCTGGGCCGGCGCGTGGCCGGGTCGTGATACCCATGCAGGTACTCGAGCGCGTGGCACAGCTGGAGCAGCCAGCCGATTACATCGGCGACACTATAGGCCGGGCCGGGACGCTCGATCTTGTGTTGGAGCGTCTCACCCGCCGCATAGTCCATCACCAGGAACGCCGCGCCCGACGGCTCGATGAAGTAGTCGGTGACACGCACCAGCACCGGGTGATCGAGCTGGGCCAGCAGGCGCGCCTCGGCCAGAAACTGCTGCGCCGACTCCTGGTCGGCAGCCAGTGTCTCCTTGAGCGCGTGTGTCGTGCCGAGCAGATCGTGCTGAGCCTCGTACACCGCGCCGTTGCCGCCAATGTCGATCAGGCGCCGCAGGGTGTAGCGCCCCCCCACGCGCAACCCCGCCGGGCGCGGCGTGCGGGCATGGCGTGCGGTTGGCACCAGGCGTGCGCCACAATCGACGCAGTAGAGCGCGCGGGGCGCGGCGCGGCTACCGCAGGTGCTACAAAATTGTACTGATGACTGGATCATGCTTGCTCGGATCGCACGCTCAGATGTGCTTGTATTATAGCGCAGGGCGGCAAGTGTTGGGGCGAACCGCGTGTTCGCCCTGGGGGCGAACCGTCCCACGCACGCATGCGGGGGCTACGCGCCCCCGTGCCCCGCGGCAGGGGCCGCCGCCCGCCCCTGCACCCCGCCGTCGGGGTTTCACCCCGAACCCCGTATTTTGCCATCGCTCATGTGCATCGCCCGGCGCGCATGCCCCAGGGCCGCCCCAGCGATCGTTGGCGGTAGCAACATGACGCTCACGAAATCGCGGTAGCAACATGACGCTCACGAAATCTACGTGATGTTGGACGCGGCACGATGTATACGGCCTGATCGGCCTATCCGCCCACCCCGTGCCGAGCAGGCACCGCAGAATCTGAGCGAGAGTAATCGCCAATCCAGAGATCATTATGATCGCAATACGAGCACAGTAGGAACCGATCGCTATACTCGCCCTACTCGTCAATAGTGGCCGGCAGCGGCCTATGTGATCGTGATCAAGGAGGGGTACGCTATGGCAACGCTCGCCCAACCCTGGCCGGCGGCCGGGGCAAGCCTGCGGCGCACGCACGCGCTGCTGTCGGTACAGTCGATCGTCGTGATCCTGGTGTCGATCAACCGCCTCAGCCGCCTGACCGAGGGCTATGTGCTGCCGAATCAGTTTTTGCGCTGGGTTGACTTGATCAATATGCTGGTTCTTCCGCTGATCAGCACACTTGCCTTCTACCTCCTGAAGAACCACTTGCCCTACGCCAGCCCGGCCCGCGACGGCCTCTGGCACCGCGTGCTCGGCAGCATGTTCATCGTCGGGGTGTACCTGCTGGCGGCCAGCTACGGCGATCACGAGGTGACCAACTACCTGCATGTGCGCTTCTGCCCCACCGATACTACCAGCGACCTGTGTCGGATCATCATCTACAACGACGATGAGTTTTCACACCTGATCTTCTTCACTGGCTTCGTTGTGGTGAATGCCAGCATTCTGCTGCTCCAGATGCTGTTTCCGCATCGCGGCACGCTTGGCCTGGCCGATCTGGGCTTGCTGGTGCTGAATGGGCTGTTCATCGGCCTGGGGATTTTCGCCAACCTGGCGTTCGAGCAGATCGGCCTCGACCTGTATGTCGTGGCGTTGCTGGCGCTGCTGGCGCTGGCCTTGCTGTGGCGCGGCGGCCGCCAGCCGCTGCCGATCTACTACGCCGTGGCTTACTGCCTGGGCCTGGCTGGCACTGCTGCGTATAAAGCGCTCGGGTGAAGAATGTTGGGGCGAACCTCGCGTTGGGGCGAACCGCGTGTTCGCCCTGGGGGCGAACCGCCCTCCGCACGCATGCGGGGGCTACGCGCCCCCGTGCCCCGCGCCCGCCTCACACGGCTCCGGGGGCTACGCGCCCCGTGCCCCGCGCCCGCCTCACACGGCTCCGGGGGCTACGCGCCCCCGTGCCCCGCGCCCGCCTCACACGGCTCCGGGGGCTACGCGCCCCCGTGCCCCGCGCCCGCCTCACACGGCTCCGGGGGCTACGCGCCCCCGTGCCCCGCGCCCGCCTCACACGGCTCCGGGGGCTACGCGCCCCCGTGCCCCGCGGCAGGGGCCGCCGCCGGCCCCTGCACCCCGCCGCCGGGGTTTCACCCCGGACCCCCTAAAGCAGGCTATCTCGCTTGGCTTGCCTATGGATCATGCCTTGGGGCACCGAACAACGTGCGGGTGCGCCCTGGGGCATGTGCGCAGTGCGTACTCGCTGGTACAGCGTTACGTGCCGGAGGGGTTTTAGGGGAACCGGCTCGGTTCCCCTAATCGGGGGGCCGGGGGCGAAGCGCCCCGCAAGCCTCCACGCTGGGGGCCGGGGGCGCAGCACCCCCATGCACATCAAGGATAAAGTTAAAAGGAAGCTCTTGTGGCATCATGTGAGATATACGCTATCAATAGTGTCACAGGAGCTTCCCCATCATTCCATACCACAGGTCAGCCAGGCCATGCAAGAACTGCTCACCAGCGCCGCAGAAGCCGCCGACGCCAAACTGCACTACACCAAGCGCCCTGACCGTGCCAAGTTTACCGCCGCCACCCTCACCCAAACGCTGGTGCTGGGCTTTCTGGCCCATCCGGATGCCCGTGTCGAGCAACTGGCCCAGAGTGCCGCCCGCGTCGGTGTCGCTGTCGCGCCGCAGGCGGTTGACCAGCGCTTTACCCTGGCCACGGCGGCGTTGTTGCAAGACATTGTGCGCAGCAGTATGCACACCCTGATCGCCGCTGACGGGGTCG
The sequence above is drawn from the Candidatus Kouleothrix ribensis genome and encodes:
- a CDS encoding GNAT family N-acetyltransferase — translated: MNSFTTNRVCGQLGQGGIAVATNRQRPVLVRYGTLCDTDMLAAMHRQLSDRTIRLRYGTPRLQHLSDAALCTEMAQALGYNPAGSEMLLGIVREGDASSTVAAMQLVQVPNEPGIAEIAIVVRDDYQREGLGHMLSAMIAVVALERSVRQLRAHMLAENYPVMRLIHSLGVRYSAATRYGETTVLIALNGMSAPHERHML
- the fabF gene encoding beta-ketoacyl-ACP synthase II; protein product: MKTNPTHRVVITGMGAITPLGNSVPAFWEALVAGESGVRLATRYDITDFPYVIAAEVRGFDPRDYMEAKAARRMARFAQFAVAAAGEALRDSALDLERVDRSRVAVDIGTSLGGTANVEEQIQAFVAKGRRRVDAFYLPTFIYNMAACQVAITYGIHGPTSAPVLACATGTYAIGEAARAVHCGDAVVALCGGTDAGVTALNAMAFGVIGAIAPPGDDPARAVRPFDAQRQGTAGGEACGVLVLEQLEHALARGARIYAELAGFGATEDAFHLTAPAPGGEYAALAISRAIEDAELRPEDVDHISAHGTGTPLNDAAETQAIKRVLGDHAYRVSVSGIKAMLGHTAGAAGALAVIGCVKSIETGLVPPTINYATPDPACDLDYVPNSARRQDVRVALANAFGFGGQNAVVLTRRYEE
- a CDS encoding N(4)-(beta-N-acetylglucosaminyl)-L-asparaginase gives rise to the protein MILIASANGDVGMAAAWEIVRAGGTALDAVEAGTRMVEANPDDHSVGYGGYPNLLGQVELDASIMDGATLRAGAVAALQGYRHPISVARQVLEQLPHVLLAGAGAARFAAELGLAAENLLTEPAELAWRAGLAGRLPDEFRDAQGQLIERMLARATRLATDPERVAGTVNFIAQDRHGHIASAVSTSGWAWKYPGRVGDSPIIGAGNYADDRYGAAACTGWGELAIRAATARSVVLYLKQGYTLDAACREAFRDLGALGLPPEQCIMSMVALDRSGNHCAVSSMPGRTYLYQAEGMAAPEQLPRIVVAA
- a CDS encoding roadblock/LC7 domain-containing protein, with protein sequence MASRTEEMVRHLKALQMNTPDIEASAVVSVDGLIMASQLPADVEEDRVSAMSAAMLSLGDRIANELKRGQLDQVFVRGEDGYVVLVSIGEEAVLTALALSRAKLGLVFLEMKRTANELSNLV
- a CDS encoding extracellular solute-binding protein, which encodes MNPHALRQRSGVTGRPAIAWRALAGLLLMLSLAACTATGGTPATQDPTSAAPAGSTTLVLWHGWSSAARQPLSRLVAQFNQQHPAGRIVLQAIPLASFDSDLRAALAAGSGPHILLIPNAWVGTMAERNTLLPLDDLLPAADRDALLPAARGGAQARGPDGATHLYGLPISFDTQALFYDKRNLLRPPDDTDTLIRNARGLSDPAAPRWGLAINLSLDNTIGYLYAAGGRVFDEQGAVVLGAAGRAGAERWLAWLKQLNDDQQLLARADSSIQIDRELKGGRVLASFDWAHQLSFYRSLWGADLGIAPLPRLAATNQPPQPYVRSDVLAINSRAAAAERRAALDFLAFMGSPAAQAELLKSDLQPARGDLKLGEIGLDAAQLRAAEVFRGQAQQAQPQPNAPARTREIVRRELTLMLRQVLHGDATAADMVSEADQHLREQLPR
- a CDS encoding protein kinase, whose translation is MIQSSVQFCSTCGSRAAPRALYCVDCGARLVPTARHARTPRPAGLRVGGRYTLRRLIDIGGNGAVYEAQHDLLGTTHALKETLAADQESAQQFLAEARLLAQLDHPVLVRVTDYFIEPSGAAFLVMDYAAGETLQHKIERPGPAYSVADVIGWLLQLCHALEYLHGYHDPATRRPRPIIHRDIKPLNIILTPEGRIKLLDMGIARVALPGEATTRVARAVTEPFAPIEQYGAGTDQRSDIYALGVTAYVLLTRQLPPSALERVAQPAELKIRVLNRAVPAPVASALERAMMPQAEARFASVEALRRALELGWVAGERLEQAAQTTPSGRLSRDTGLLGAIRRALGGSVPAPSSPAGSAVLPLPAAGLTLAERLVEWRAHDERRGAIEVILALERNGEAAPQLRMTVSISERGKRGKMTFQQITLAEADARAFAGRLADLPRLGARLTADFEFEVGRTSLRGQWPGGRGPLALGLRTLGPRGGVRVCVFPIDRRQVEMLAHELQQGLRRIRAV
- a CDS encoding TetR/AcrR family transcriptional regulator — encoded protein: MGKGEQTREMILARAAPLFNRQGYSGASLADVMRATGLEKGGIYNHFASKDALALAVFEYSVGLVEQRFAQALAGKRHAVERLHAIIEVFGDMFADPPVDGGCPVMNTAIESDDSRPELRARARKAMDDWFTLTRQVVSRGIERGELRPDADPDAVATLVIATLEGATMLGKLYDQPVHVRRAIKHLAWYIDGTLRI